Part of the Zonotrichia albicollis isolate bZonAlb1 chromosome 2, bZonAlb1.hap1, whole genome shotgun sequence genome, GCAAACAGCTGTGCTCAAGGAGACAGAGGACATTGAATCCCGGTATATCTGCCTTCCATTCCAGTGTCTTCCTCCTGGAGAAGTCCATCTCGTTTCAGCCAGAGGCTGATGGAACCACATAGAGAGAAGAAGACTCAGgaacacaggagctgctccaaagAGCCTGAGCCTCCCTGTGTTCCCTGAGCCAGCACATGCACTGGGGATGCTGGACAAAGCTCATTTCATTTCCACACACATGGTCCCACCCCACACAGTGAAGATGTGTTAGAGCTCCCcacccttcccagcacagccagagctgttcccagctccctgctgagctCCCAGCTTTACTCAGGTCAGGGGCATTTCCATCACACAATTACTGCTGCAGCTTCACAAATTCGATGAAGCTTCGCAATTGGTTCGACATCATTCCAGTTGTTGAGATCTTTTGTAGGCACATGCATTGCAGTGCAGTTCACACCAGGGTATGGATCTggttctccttttctccagaacCTGGGACACAGACAGGCTTGTTACTCCCCAGTGCCCACTGTAAAGCCCTGCAGGAAAAGGCCACAGTGGGATACCAGACTTGAAGGCAAGAGACACAAATTCCCAATGCTGATTCATGGACTGAAGCAGTGCCATTCCTCCCACTCCATATCCCACTGGCACCAGTGGCACATGGAAACCTGCCTCCTTCCTAGAGCCTTCCAGCATAAcagggccctgctccatcctgctggGGGCCACTCATCACCACCACTCACCCCATGCACCTCACTCCCAGCAGAGGCCCGTGCTGGACTCCAGGAAAAGGTTGCTCTCCAGAAGAAGGCACAGCAAGGACAGTCCTGGTGctctctccctgtgccccatcTCTTTCCCTGCATTCCAGCACAGCCATTTTGCTCACATAAGTGCTGTGTACGCCAGCCAAGGCCTGTCAAGTCTTAAGGGTTCTTGCTGATGGCAAAATGCAACTTTTTCTAGGCTGACAGCAATGATTTCCATGTCACAGGTAGTTAATTCATAATCAATACCCAGCACAGATGCGGCCATGTGAACTGAGTGTACCACAAAGCTCTCTTCTTCTGCATCTTTACTCTCTGCCAAGACAGTGGGGTCAAAACTTCCTCTCATGCAGCACCTGAAGCTCTCAGATCTCTCCTACTTTCTTTCCATATCGGGAATCACACCAAACACTCTTCATCCAGAGATACTCACGCTGCTGTCTCATTATAGGGCGTCTTGTCCACCCACTGCCACTGGTCATCATCAACCTCAAACAGACCAAtgtagaaattaatttctttctgagGCTGACCTCCCTGCTCAGTGAGGAATACCTGGcaatcagagagagagagcaatgtccatGAGTGGCAGGACTGAGCACACAGAGGCATCAGGAATCCCCATGAtgtggggctggtggcagagggggctggtgctgcagaggTGCAGACAGGACCTTCCCCCTCCCCTGCAGGACAAGGAGGGCTCTGAGTCCCCTCCAGGGCCCAGCActgtggctctgcctgctgggtCCCTCTCTCTGGGGCCCTGTGCACTCACCTGCTCTGCCTTGCTGGTGATCACCACCAGCTGGGAGCCCATCTCAGTGCAGTTCTCTGCACTCTCAGCACAGTTCATTGTATCAGTGGACAGGAAATAGCAGCTTCCTTGAAACCTTCTCCAGCCCTTTGGGCAGCACATCCAGCCTCGGTCTGTGCAGGGAGAGGACAGACAGATGCAGGCTACCAACAAGAGATGGTGATTGCAGACATCCAGGTTTTCCAGGGACAGTGCTCATGTCCTGCTCAGTGACTTTTCCTGACAGAAAGTGCTTGATGAAACAGGGATAGTTCAGACATTCCTTCCCATTGCTTTGGGGTATGACCAGTGAGCCTTGTGTACCCAAAGCCAGGGTAATCCTTGTAAGGGCATCTCAGGGTTCTCCAAAGTTCCTTTGGGGA contains:
- the LOC141728178 gene encoding C-type lectin domain family 4 member E-like; its protein translation is MMNGQGRVSPGSAAPAEERGCSWLSVWVFLIFALAIKAAIGTFGLWLVLPFCHSSDQPSALQQQEFSEQFSEWECASAVPQGTDRGWMCCPKGWRRFQGSCYFLSTDTMNCAESAENCTEMGSQLVVITSKAEQVFLTEQGGQPQKEINFYIGLFEVDDDQWQWVDKTPYNETAAFWRKGEPDPYPGVNCTAMHVPTKDLNNWNDVEPIAKLHRICEAAAVIV